The genomic segment AAAGATATCTTTTATAATTATGAAGAAATAATTAAAATATTAAATTCTAAAGATGTAGTTACTATGACTGGATTGCTTAAAAATAATAAGCAATTTAAACCTAAAAAAATAGTGAGTATATCTACTAAATCTGTTCAAGCATTTCATAGCAAACTGGATATATTAAAAGATGAATTAAATCGTTTAAGATATAAAGGATATAAAATAGTTATATTATCAGGAACTGATGAAAGGGGAAAGAGATTATCTAAAAATTTAAAAGAAAAGAGTATAGATAATATTTATTCTGATACTTATGATATAGATATAAAGACAGGCCAAGTAGTTATAGTTCCCGGAACTATAGCATCTGGTTTTGAGTATCCTGATATTAAATTTATGATAATAAGTGATAAAGAAGTTTTTGGAACTATAAAAAGAAAAAGAAGAAAGAAAAATAAAAAAGATCAAAAAAATATAAGCTCCTTTAGAGATTTAAAAGTAGGAGACTATGTAGTACATGAAAATCATGGTATAGGTAAATATATTGGAATGGAACAACTAGTAGTAGATGGAATAAAAAAAGATTATCTATCTGTAAGATATTCAGGAAAAGATAGACTATATATACCAGTTGATCAAATGGATTTAATTCAAAAATATATTGGAAGTGAAGTAGGCAAAACTAAAGTAAGTAAATTAGGAAGTGGAGAATGGGCTAGAACTAAAAGTAAAGTTAAAAAAGCTATAAAAGAAATGGCAATAGACCTATTAGAGCTTTATGCAAAAAGAAGAACAGTAAAAGGCTTTAGTTTTTCTAAAGATCAACCTTGGCAAAATCAATTTGAAGACACATTTCCATATGAAGAAACAGAAGATCAAATTAAATGTATAGAAGATATTAAAAGTGATATGGAAAAACCTTCTCCTATGGATAGACTATTATGTGGAGATGTAGGATATGGGAAAACAGAGGTAGCTCTAAGAGCTGCATTTAAAGCTACTTTAGATGGCAAACAAGTAGCCATGCTTGTACCTACTACAATACTTGCACAACAGCATTTTAATACTATGGTAGAAAGATTTAGTGACTTTCCTATTAATGTTGAAATGCTAAGTCGTTTTAGAACACCTAAAAGACAAAAAGAGATAATTAAGGATTTAAAAAGTGGAAATATAGATGTAATAGTTGGTACACATAGACTACTTACAAAGGATGTAAAATATAAGGACTTAGGACTCTTAATTGTAGATGAAGAGCAAAGATTTGGTGTCAAACATAAAGAGACAATAAAAGAAATAAAAGAATCCGTAGATGTATTAACACTTACTGCTACTCCTATACCAAGAACCCTTCATATGGCACTAATAGGAGCAAGAGACATGTCTGTAATAGAAGAGCCACCTGAAGAAAGATATCCTGTTCAAACTTATGTAGTTGAATATAATGAAAATATGATTAAGGAAGCTATATTGAAAGAAGTAAATAGAAAAGGTCAGGTATATTTTGTATATAATAGAGTTCGTGGCATCAGAAAGATTGCAGCTAGATTAAAGGAATTATTGCCTGAAATAAGAATAGTTGTAGCTCATGGACAAATGAGTGAAAGAGAACTTGAAAAAGTAATGCTTGATTTCATGAATGGTGAATATGATGTATTAGTTTGTACTACTATAATTGAAACTGGACTTGATATATCAAATGTAAATACCATGATAATATATGATGCAGATAAAATGGGTTTATCTCAACTATACCAATTAAGAGGTAGAGTTGGTAGATCAAATAGAATTGCATTTTCTTATTTTACTTATGAAAAAGATAAGGTGTTAACAGAAGTGGCAGAAAAAAGATTAAAAGCTATAAAAGAGTTTACGGAGTTCGGATCAGGATTTAAGATAGCTATGAGAGATTTAGAAATAAGAGGCGCTGGAAATATATTAGGAGCAGAACAACACGGTCATATGACTTTAATAGGATATGATTTATATGTAAAATATCTAGAAGAAACAGTAAATAAATTAAAAGGTAATATTGATACTGAAAGAGTAGAAACTACAGTTGAAGTTAATGTAGATGCTTATATTCCTGATAAGTATATACAAAATTCAGAACAAAAAATAAGAATGTATAAGAGAATTACATCTATTGATGATAGAGAAGAATATAGAGATTTGTTAGAAGAGTTAATTGATAGATATGGGGATATACCAAGACCTGTAGATAATTTACTTAGGATTGGATATATAAAATCTATTGCAAATAAATTGATGTTCACAAATCTGTCACAAAAGGATGATATTCTTATACTTGAATTTGATAAAAATTCTAAGATGAATCCTGAAATGATAAATGCACTATATGATAGTTTTGGACGAAAGATGTCATTTGATTTATCTAGCACTCCTGCAGTGAAATATAAACTTAATAATACTTCACAAGATAAGATACTTACAGCTTTAGAGGAGATATTTCAAAAGATAAAGAGTTTAAAGAAATAAAAAAATAATATATAATGGTTTAGTATAGTATAAATTGAGGAGATGATGTATTTGATTAAAAATAAAAGAGTTATTTGGGCTTTGATATTGCTAGTCACAGTATCTGTATTTATATCAGCATGTAGTGATGAAAAAGCAGAAAAAGCTGTTGCAAAAGTTAATGATGAAAATATTACAGAAGATGAACTTGAGAAATATGTAGACTATAGAAAGAAAGAAGCAGAATTAAGTGGTTATATTGCTCCTGAAATGTGGGATCAAGTTATAGAAGGTAGTGAATTTACTTATGAGCAACAATTAAAGCAAAGCTCGTTACAAGATTTAATAAATCAAAGAGTTTTACTTCAAAAAGCTGATGAGGAAGAAATTGAAGTAACAAATAAAGAATTAGATAAAGAATTAGAAGAATTTAGAAATACAGAAGAAAAGGAAAAGAATTTTAATGATTACTTAGACCAATTAGGTATTTCAGAGGAATATTTTGAAGAAATGTATAAACAAGGTATGACAATTAATAAACTTATGGATAAATTAGTTAAAATAGATGAAAAATCTGTAAAAGAAGAATATGAAGCTAATAAAGAATCATATGACAAAATAAAAGCAAGTCATATTTTAGTAGAAACTAAAGAAGAAGCAGAAGAAGTTAAAAATAAGATAAAAGAAGGAGAAGATTTTGCAGAACTTGCAAAAGAATATTCGACTGATCCAAGTGCAGAACAAAACGCAGGAGACTTAGGCTTTTTTGGTAAGGATGCTAGTTTAGTTCCTGAATTTAAAGATGCAGCATTTGAACTTAAAAAGGGTGAAGTATCAGGTCCAGTAAAAAGTGAATATGGATATCACATAATAAAAGTTACTGATGAGAAAAAAGGATTAGAAGCAAATGAGGAAGAAATAAAAGAAAATTTAAAAGGCGAGAAATTTAATGAAAGAGCTCAGGAGTTAATAGAAGAAGCAGATACAGAGATATTAATTGATTTTGAAAAAGAAGCAGAAAAAAATAAAGAAGATAATGCTGATGAAAATTCAGAAGAAGACAATCAAGATGATAAAAATGATAACAATTCAGAAGAAAGTCAAAATCAAGATGAAAACAAAGAAAATAAAGAACAAGAAAGCGAATAAAAATAAAACTGCCACATGGCAGTTTTATTTTTATAGAAAAAATTATCTATGATGTATAAAAAATGGCAAATAGTAAAATAATAAGTCTAACTTGAGTACATATTAATTTTACAGGAGGAATAAAATGAAAGCTACAGGAATAGTTAGAAGAATAGATGATTTAGGAAGGGTGGTTATACCAAAAGAAATAAGGAGAACACTTAGAATAAGAGAAGGAGACCCTTTGGAGATATTTACTGATAGACAGGGAGAAGTAATTTTGAAGAAATATTCTCCAATAGGAGAATTAAATGAGTTTGCAAGTGAATATGCAGATTCTTTAAATGAAACTACAGGTTATACCACTTTAATTTCAGATAGAGATAATATTATAGCAATATCTGGAGGCACAAAAAAAGGTTATTTAAATAAAAGATTAAGTCCTGAACTTGAAAAGTTAATTGAGGGGAAAGAAGTATATTTAACTGAAGGTAATACAAAACCTATACGTATAACTGCAGAAGAATATAACCCTGAAAACTATACATCTCAAGTCATATCACCAATAGTAACACAAGGAGATCCTATTGGCGCAGTTATAGTATTATCAAAAGATTCTAATGATAAGATGGGCGAATTAGAAGTAAAACTTTGCGAGACAGCATCTCGCTTTTTATCAAAACAAATGGAGCAATGATAAGTGCCTACCTTATGGTAGGTATTTATTATTGTTTTTGTTTTCAACTTATAAACTTTCTGATATAATCAAAGTATTGGTCTTAGATATAATATTAGGAGGAACAAATAAATGAGTAAAGATAATTTTTTAAAAGGGGCTGCTATATTAAGTATAGCTGGTTTTCTTGTTAAAATATTAGGAGCAGTATATAGAATACCTCTAGCGAACATGATAGGTGATACTGGAATGGGTTATTATCAAGCTGCTTATCCAATATATACACTTATGTTTGCAATTTCAACAGCAGGAATACCTGTTGCTATAGCCAAATTAGTATCAGAAAAAAATTCTATTGGTGATTATAGAGGAGCACAAAGAATATTTAGAATATCTTTTATAGGTCTTTTAATTGGTGGAATATTAACTTCATCATTTGTATTTTTAGGAGCAAAAACTATAGCTGATAAAATAGGTAACTCAAATGCTTATTATGCACTTATAGCACTTGCACCTGCACTTTTATTTACACCTATAATGTCAGCTTTTAGAGGTTATTTTCAAGGTAGACAAGATATGACACCTACTGCTTTATCACAAGTAATAGAACAACTTGCAAGAGTAGGAATGGGATTATTATTAGTTGCATTAATTCTTAGATTTGATAAAGGTCTTCCTATGGCAGCAGGTGGAGCTTCCTTTGGTGCTTCAGCAGGAGCTCTTTTAGGAAGTATTACTATTATATATATTTATTTAAAAAGAAGAAAAAAGATTAGAAGAGAAATAAGAAGATCAGAAAGATTTAAAAAACAAGATACTTCTCAAATAATAAAAAGTATATTAGTAATAGCTATACCAATTACAATAGGTGCTTCAGTTGTACCACTTTTTGGCACAATAGATGTTGCCATTGTAATGAGAAGACTTCAAGATATAGGCTATACTGAAAAAGAAGCTTCAGGATTATATGGCCAACTTACAGGAATGGCACAAACTTTAATAAACTTTCCTCAAGTATTTTCAGTTGCAATAGGATCAAGTCTTGTACCAGCTATATCAACTGCTTTTGCCAGAAAAAAATTTAGTGAAGTTAAAAGAACTGCCAGTTCAGGAATAAGGGTTACTTTACTCATTGGACTTCCAGCAGCTATGGGACTTTTTATACTAGCTGAACCTATTATTAAATTGCTTTATTTTAGTAATCCAATTGAAGTTCAAGAAAGTGCAGGTTCTATACTTAGAGTACTATCTTTTAGTGTAATATTTTTGACTTTAGTTCAATCACTTACTGCTATACTTCAAGGAATGGGCAAAGCCTTTATTCCTGTGAGAAATCTTATAATTGGAGCATTAGCAAAAGTGGTAATAGTATATGTATTGACTGGGATACCTGGAGTTGGAGTTAAAGGAGCAGCAGTAAGTACAATTACAGCTTATATGATAGCTTCATTTTTAAATTTAAGAGCTGTAAAAAAGTATGCAAGAATTCGATTTAATTTAATAGATTTATTTTTCAAACCTATTTTATCAGTAGCTATAATGACTTTAATTGTATCATTAAGTTATAATTTATTAGATGGATTTATTGGTTCTAGATTAGCTACATTAATTGCAATTGCATTTGGAGGAATTAGTTATGGATTTGCCTTACTTTTAACATCTACTATAACAAGTAAAGACTTTGAATTGCTACCTGGAGGAAGTAAATTAGCTATAAAATTGAAAAAAATAGGTTTACTTAGAAGATAGTACTTGATTTTATATTAATTTAGCAATATACTTAAAAGAGACTGATGCTTACTATCTTTAAAGCTTATGGAGGTTTTTATGTCAATAATAAATATAATTGGTTTGGGATTTGGTGATGTTAGTGATCTAAATTTTAAAAGTATAAAGGCTTTAGAAAAACATAAGAATTTCTTTAGAACAGATAAAAGTCCCATTATATATTATTTAAATGAAAAAGATATTGATTATTCATCTTATGATTATATATATGAGACTGAAGATAATTTTGATAATGTATATATTAATATCGTCAATGATTTAATAGAAAATAGCAAAAAATATTCTGTTATCAATTATTGTGTTCCTAAAAGTCCTTTGCTTTTTGACAAGGTTACTCAAATATTATTGAATCATCAAATGGACAAACAAATTAAAATTAATGTCTATAATAATGGTGGTTTTATAGAAAGTGTATTTAATGTATTAGAAAAACCTATGACAAGTAATATTAAAGTAATAGATGCTTCAGATATAAAAGCTACTACTTTAGATTTAAATAGTGATTTGATAATTTTTGGAATTTATGATAATCTTATTGCATCAGAAATAAAAATACATTTAGAGGAAATTTATAGTGATAATCATCCTATTGAAATAATAAATAGTTTCTTTGACAAAAAAAAGTACTCTATACCCTTATACAAATTAGATAGACTTGATGAGTATAATTATGATTCAACTATATATATCCCAAAGACAAATAGTAATAAAAATTCATATGATATGAATAATCTTATTGAGATAATGGAAAGATTAAGAAGTAAAGATGGTTGTATGTGGGATAATGAACAAACATTTGAATCTTTAAGAGCCTATTTAATAGAAGAATCTTATGAAGTAGTTGATGCAATAGATAGAGATGATATAGATGCTTTAGAAGAAGAATTAGGAGATTTATTGTTACAGGTAGTTTTTCTTAGCCAAATAGCTAGAGAAGAAGGATATTTTAATATTTGGCACGTTATAAGCTCTATTTCAAATAAGATGATTTATAGACATCCTCATGTGTTTTCTGATACTTTAGTAAATGGTATAGATGATATAAGTTATAATTGGGACAAATTAAAAAACAAAAATAAAGATATAAATACTATTACTGAAAGTATGATGAGTATACCTAAAGAGTTTCCAACACTTTTAAAAGCATATAAGATTCAAAAAAAAGCATCTAAGGTTGGATTTGATTGGGATTACAAGGAAGATGCATATAAAAAGATTCAAGAAGAAATAATAGAATTAAAAGTTGCTATAGATGAAAAAGTAATTGAAAATATAGAAGATGAATTTGGAGATCTTTTATTTGCAATAATAAATTTTGGAAGATTTTTAAATGTTAATCCGGAGACTGCTTTAAATAAAACCATAAATAAATTCATATCAAGATTTAAATATATAGAAGATACAATTTTAAAGCAAGGAAAAAGATTAGAAGAAAGTAATTTAGAAGATATGGAAAAATTATGGAATGAGGCAAAAAATATTTAGGTTAAATTTCTAAAAAAAGAAGGATTTTCGTAAAAAAACTAGAATAAGCTATTTATAGCTTTTCGATCCATGATATAATGGATTTTATAAATCAATACTTAATACATGAAAAAATTAAGGAGGAATTATTAATGAACAAAGCAGAATTAATCACAAGTATTTCAGAAAAAAGTGGGTTGACTAAAAAGGATGCAGAAGGAGCATTAAATGCATTTATAAAAAGTGTAGAGGAAGCTTTAGTTGAAGAAGAAAAAGTTCAATTAGTTGGTTTTGGAACTTTCGAAGTTAGACACAGAAAAGCTAGAGAAGGAAGAAATCCAAGAAATCCTGAAGAAAAAATCCAAATACCAGCATCAAAAGCACCTGTATTTAAAGCAGGTAAGACATTAAAAGAAACAGTAAATAAGTAGTTTGAATTTAATTAGATTAACAATCTAAGTATAATATATTGTATTGAACATATGATTTTCGCTATAATATATTAGAAGAATTTATTGGTATAAAAAGCAACTTATAAGAAATTTCAATTTCTTATAAGTTGCTTTTTTGTATGTTTAGAGTATTTAAATATTAAATATAAAGGAAGTATTATATTTTTAGGAATGGAAATAAAAGTAAGTATATTATAAATATTTCTATAATAAATGTTATATAGCTATGATATAATTTTTGTGTATCTATTTTTTAGAGGAGGTACTATAAGTGATAAAAATATTAATTGTTGAAGATGAAAAACCTATATCTGACTTAATAAAAATAAGCTTAATGGATGAAGGGTATGATTGTACTTGTGTTTATAATGGACAAGAAGCTGCAGATATTATTGAGGAAGATTCATTTGATTTGATTTTATTAGATGTAATGTTGCCTAAGATTAATGGATATGAATTGATAGAATATATTAATTTTTATGATGTTCCAGTTATTTTTTTGACAGCAAAGTCAAGTGTTAATGATAAAGTTAAAGGATTAAAGTTAGGAGCTGAAGATTATTTAACAAAACCTTTTAATATTATGGAACTTTTAGCAAGGATAGAAACTGTACTTAGAAGATATAATAAGACAGCACAGTACATTTCATTTTTAGATATACTGATAGATATTGATGCCCGAATTGTAACTAAAAATGAAATGCAAATAAATTTAACTACTAAGGAATTTGATTTATTGGTTCTTTTTGCAAGAAATAAGAATAGGGCATTATATCGTAGTCAAATTTATTCACAGGTTTGGGGAGGAGAATACATGGGAGATAGTCGAACGGTAGACTTGCATGTACAAAGAATGAGGAAAAAGCTATCTCTTGAAAATAAGATTATTCCTATATATAAAATTGGTTATAGGTTGGAGGTATAGCCTTGAAATTTTTTTGGAAAATGTTTTTTGCTACTATGTTTGTATGTGTTATTTGTTTTTCTTTAGGGGGTTATATTTTAATTAACTTTAACTTTAATTCTTTATTAGAGAGTGAAGTTAAAACAGCTTATTCTTTTGGAGATATAGTTTATTATTCTCTTGCAAATGAGTTAAAGGATAATGAAAATTTTTATATGAACAATGATACTAATGATATGATTAATGAAGTTGCTGAATCTATAAATATTAATACTACAAATGGTAAAATTAGATTTAGTATTGTAAATAACGAGAAAGAAAGTTTTTATTCCTCTTTAGAAAAAAATCTTGATAAAAGACTTCTTAAAGATTTAAGTATAAGTCAAAAAGGATATACCCTTAAACAGACGGAATCAGAAATATATATTCAGGCATTTAGACCTGCAAAATTTTTTGGTCAAAATTATTATATTGAAACAATTCAGGATGTAACTTATATTTTTGATAATCAAAAATCACAGTATAATATGGTTATGTGGATTATAGTTGGAATTTTTGTTTTAGGAGGAACACTTACATTCATAATATCAAAATTACTAATAAGACAAGTTGTATCTTTAACAAAAGTTACAAAAGAGATATCAGCAGGCAATTTAAGTAAAAGAGTAAAAATAAAAGGTCAAGATGAATTTTCGTTATTATCTAAAAATTTTAACTATATGGCAGATGACTTAGAAGAAAAAATTTATGAATTGAAGAGAGAAGCAGAGAGAAGAGAGAGATTTGTTAGTGATTTTTCTCATGAATTAAAAACTCCACTTACATCTATTATTGGATATTCAGATATGCTTAGAAGGAAAGAATTAAATCCAGAAAGAATAAGTTTATGTGCCAACTATATTTTTACTGAGGGTAAGAGGCTAGAAACTTTATCTATGAGACTTCTTGATTTAATTGTTTTAAAAAATCAAGAAATTCATATTGTTCCTGTGTTAATTAGAGAGTTCTTAGAAGAAATAAATTTTATTATTTCTCCGCAGTTAAAAGAAGAGAATATAGAAATGTTAATAAATCTTCGACCTGCAATTGTTAAGTTAGAACCTGAGTTAATGAAAACAGTATTTATCAATATAATTGATAATGCAAGAAAAGCAATAGATGGAAAGGGGTATATTCATATTACTGGTATACCTGATAAAGATACTTATCGTATCATTATAGAGGATAATGGTAAAGGGATGGAAAAACATGAGCTTTCAAAAATTAAAGAGGCATTTTATATGGTAGATAAATCTAGAGCTAGAGAACAAGGTGGTGCAGGACTTGGGTTATCTATTTGTGACCAAATATTAAGATTGCATGATTTTGAAATAGAATTTTATAGTACTGTAGGTGAAGGAACAAAAGTTACTGTTATAATGAAAGGAGTACAAAGTGAGTAAAACAAATCAAATTATAAAAGTAATGATTCTATTAATAGTCTTATTTATAATAGCAATATCACCTATTTGGATAACAAAGCTTAATAATGAAAGATTATTTAATAAATATAATATTAAGAAGATTTCTAAAGAATCCTTGAAGATTGAACATGAGTCTATTTTTGATTATAATACTCTTGAACGAATACAAACAATAGTAAAAGCACAAACTGAAAAAACAGGTGTTATTACACGTCAAGAGATAGATATAAAAAATGAAAGAATAAGCAATTTGATAGATATAATCAAGGAACAAATTCTTACAGTTCAGAAAATGAACGGTTTACCAGAATTTGATATTGATGAGGACTATACTACAATCTACTTATATAAAGCTACTTTTATGGATAGTGTAAATCCTAATACTTCAACAAGTGTTTGGGAAATAACTATAAGTTATCCGGAATTTGGGATATCAGTAACTATAGATACTGAAACTTCAGTGATTTATCAAATTTCTATTTATTCAACGGAGGATAAATTACCATTTGATACATCAAAAATATCACCAATAGCATTTTTGGAATATCTAGAAATTGATTCTAAAGAAGTGGCATTTAAACAAAATGAAGATAATACAAAAGGATTTTATTATGTGAATATTAATAATTTAAATGTAAAATATACCTTTATAAAAAGACCAAATTATTTTATGATAGCATTTTATTAATAACTAAATATGCAAAAATGATACAACTATGTAGAAAAAATGATGTAACCCTTATATATATTAATATATAAGGGTTACATCATTTTTTCTAAGAAGAATACTCTAATAAGTATTATCAAATTTATTTCAATAATAGGACAAGCATAAAACTTATATAAATACAATTTATCTTAGATTCTTTTTACAAAATATTAAATATTAGAAAGTAGGTAATAATTTGAATAAAAAAAATAATATTATAAACAAGAGAAAACAAAAGGTACGAAGAGTAAGAGTGATTTTTTTAACTTTAGCTTTAATTTTTATGTTTATTCTTTTAATATTTGGAAAAAATAAATTGAACAGCTATTTAGATACTTCTTTTACAGAAGCTCAAGGAATTTCTGAAGATAGAATACCTTCATTAGATGAGGAAGTAAAAGGGCCTTTAAGTGGAAAAAAAATAATTGTAGATGCAGGACATGGGGGATCAGATCCTGGAACAATTGGACCCAGAACTGAAGTTCAAGAGGCTGATTTGAGTTTGAAAATAAGTTATATATTAGAAGGTAAGTTAAAAGAACTTGGTGCTACTGTTATAATGACAAGAACAGAGCAAATAACAGAACAATTAGGAACAGATACAAAACTTAAAATTGAAGATAGAGGAAAAGTTATTGAAGATGCTAATGCAGATATGTTAATTAGCATACATCAAAATTTTAATGAATATAGTAGTGAAATTAAAGGAACTCAGATACTTGTTCGTAAACAAGGTTCACTTGATTTTGCTACATCTTTACAAAAAGCATTTAATCAAGAATTAGGGGTAAATTTAAAATATATATTAGAAGAATATCATGTTTTAAAGTATGGAGATCAACCTAGTGTAATTGTAGAAACGGGATTTTTTTCAAATTCTCAAGATGAAATTAGGTTACAAGAAGATGAATATCAAGAGAGGTTAATTAATGTATTATGTGATGAAATTAAAGAATATTTTGATACAATAGAGAAGAAATAAATTTTTAAAGTAAAAGTTATGTTATAGTATTTTTTAATATAAAAAATTTAAAGAAACAGTAAATAATAAAAAAACTTTGTTGATTTCAATCAGCAAAGTTTTTTTATTATTTTATTGATTAAGTTTTTAACATATGATATTCTATAATTGACCATATAAGTCAACTTTCAAGGAGGGGAATTAATGGGTATAATTGAGACTAAGAATTTAACGAAATATTATGGAAAATCACTTGGGATAAAAGATGTAAATTTAGATATAGAGGAAGGAGAAATATTTGGGTTTATAGGACCAAATGGTGCTGGTAAATCAACTACCATAAGATTATTATTAAATCTTATATATCCTAGTGGAGGAAGTGCAAAAATATTTGGGAAAGATGTTATAAATTATGGTCCTGAAATAAGGGAAAATATAGGATATCTTCCTTCAGAAATTTTTTATTATGAAAAAATGAAAGTAAAAGATTTACTTAATTATTCTGCGAGCTTTTATAAAGGAGATTATTCTAATAGGATAAAAAAACTTTCAAGTGCTATGGAGCTAGACTTAGATAGGAGAATAGAAGATTTATCCTATGGAAATAAAAAGAAAGTAGGTATAGTTCAAGGACTATTACATGAACCAAAATTAATTATATTAGATGAACCTACAAGTGGATTAGATCCACTAATGCAGCAGAAGTTCTTTGAAATAATAAAAGGTGAAAATCAAAAAGGTGCTACTGTATTTTTTTCATCTCATATATTATCGGAAGTTCAACAACTTTGTAATAGAGTAGCTATTATTAGAAAAGGATCTATTGTTGAGGTTGAAGATATAAAAACACTCCGAGAAAATAATTATAAAAAAATATCTATAAGAGGTCAAAATTTAAATAAGGATTTATTTGACTTTGATGGAGTTACAAAATTAGACAAAAATGAAGATGAAATAACCTTTTTCTATAAAGGTGATATAAATATAATGATAGAAAATATAAATAGAATAGACTTAAAAGATGTTATGATTCAAGAGCCAACTTTAGAAGAAATATTTATGCACTATTATAGGTAGGTGAAGATAATGAATATATTTAAGCATGAATTTAAAATGAAAATAAAATCTATAATTATCTGGTCCATTTCTATATCTGGATTTATGTTGTTTTATATGGCATTCTTTCCTGGATTAGCTCAAGATTCTGAAAGTTTTAATCAGCTTATGGAAAATTTCCCTGAAGAATTTTTACAAGCTTTTGGAATGCAATCTGGACTTTCTTTTACTACATTAATAGGATATTTTACTCTTACATTTAGTATTATACAACTTGTAATTGCAATACAAAGTGCTAATTATGGTTTTTCTATTCTTTCAGAAGAGGAAAGGGAATTGACTGCAGACTTTTTAATGACTAAACCTGTGTCAAGAAAAAAGATATATTTTTCTAAGTTTTTAGCAGCTTTTTTAGGATTATTAGTAACTGCAATATCTATATCAATATCAAGTTTTATAGCTCTTGAAATATTTAATAATGGAGAAGTATATGATAAACAAAATATAATTATATTACTTAGTATAGTACCAGTATTTCAATTGTTTTTTCTTGGAATAGGGATGCTTATATCTGTAATTGTAAGCAAAGTAAGGTCAGTACTTAGTTATTCCTTTGGTCTTACTATAGGTCTTTATGTAGTTAATTCAATAAGAGGGATAATAGATAGTGATTTATTAGGATACATTACTCCATTTTATTATTTTGAACCAGGA from the Senegalia massiliensis genome contains:
- a CDS encoding putative polysaccharide biosynthesis protein, encoding MSKDNFLKGAAILSIAGFLVKILGAVYRIPLANMIGDTGMGYYQAAYPIYTLMFAISTAGIPVAIAKLVSEKNSIGDYRGAQRIFRISFIGLLIGGILTSSFVFLGAKTIADKIGNSNAYYALIALAPALLFTPIMSAFRGYFQGRQDMTPTALSQVIEQLARVGMGLLLVALILRFDKGLPMAAGGASFGASAGALLGSITIIYIYLKRRKKIRREIRRSERFKKQDTSQIIKSILVIAIPITIGASVVPLFGTIDVAIVMRRLQDIGYTEKEASGLYGQLTGMAQTLINFPQVFSVAIGSSLVPAISTAFARKKFSEVKRTASSGIRVTLLIGLPAAMGLFILAEPIIKLLYFSNPIEVQESAGSILRVLSFSVIFLTLVQSLTAILQGMGKAFIPVRNLIIGALAKVVIVYVLTGIPGVGVKGAAVSTITAYMIASFLNLRAVKKYARIRFNLIDLFFKPILSVAIMTLIVSLSYNLLDGFIGSRLATLIAIAFGGISYGFALLLTSTITSKDFELLPGGSKLAIKLKKIGLLRR
- a CDS encoding HU family DNA-binding protein; its protein translation is MDFINQYLIHEKIKEELLMNKAELITSISEKSGLTKKDAEGALNAFIKSVEEALVEEEKVQLVGFGTFEVRHRKAREGRNPRNPEEKIQIPASKAPVFKAGKTLKETVNK
- a CDS encoding response regulator yields the protein MIKILIVEDEKPISDLIKISLMDEGYDCTCVYNGQEAADIIEEDSFDLILLDVMLPKINGYELIEYINFYDVPVIFLTAKSSVNDKVKGLKLGAEDYLTKPFNIMELLARIETVLRRYNKTAQYISFLDILIDIDARIVTKNEMQINLTTKEFDLLVLFARNKNRALYRSQIYSQVWGGEYMGDSRTVDLHVQRMRKKLSLENKIIPIYKIGYRLEV
- a CDS encoding sensor histidine kinase yields the protein MKFFWKMFFATMFVCVICFSLGGYILINFNFNSLLESEVKTAYSFGDIVYYSLANELKDNENFYMNNDTNDMINEVAESININTTNGKIRFSIVNNEKESFYSSLEKNLDKRLLKDLSISQKGYTLKQTESEIYIQAFRPAKFFGQNYYIETIQDVTYIFDNQKSQYNMVMWIIVGIFVLGGTLTFIISKLLIRQVVSLTKVTKEISAGNLSKRVKIKGQDEFSLLSKNFNYMADDLEEKIYELKREAERRERFVSDFSHELKTPLTSIIGYSDMLRRKELNPERISLCANYIFTEGKRLETLSMRLLDLIVLKNQEIHIVPVLIREFLEEINFIISPQLKEENIEMLINLRPAIVKLEPELMKTVFINIIDNARKAIDGKGYIHITGIPDKDTYRIIIEDNGKGMEKHELSKIKEAFYMVDKSRAREQGGAGLGLSICDQILRLHDFEIEFYSTVGEGTKVTVIMKGVQSE
- the mazG gene encoding nucleoside triphosphate pyrophosphohydrolase, whose translation is MSIINIIGLGFGDVSDLNFKSIKALEKHKNFFRTDKSPIIYYLNEKDIDYSSYDYIYETEDNFDNVYINIVNDLIENSKKYSVINYCVPKSPLLFDKVTQILLNHQMDKQIKINVYNNGGFIESVFNVLEKPMTSNIKVIDASDIKATTLDLNSDLIIFGIYDNLIASEIKIHLEEIYSDNHPIEIINSFFDKKKYSIPLYKLDRLDEYNYDSTIYIPKTNSNKNSYDMNNLIEIMERLRSKDGCMWDNEQTFESLRAYLIEESYEVVDAIDRDDIDALEEELGDLLLQVVFLSQIAREEGYFNIWHVISSISNKMIYRHPHVFSDTLVNGIDDISYNWDKLKNKNKDINTITESMMSIPKEFPTLLKAYKIQKKASKVGFDWDYKEDAYKKIQEEIIELKVAIDEKVIENIEDEFGDLLFAIINFGRFLNVNPETALNKTINKFISRFKYIEDTILKQGKRLEESNLEDMEKLWNEAKNI